The genomic stretch AAACAAGTGATTCTCTCTACGGGAATGGCTGATATGGGTGAGATTGAAGATGCTTTAAATATTTTAATAAATGCAGGTACTTCTAAAAACAATATCACCATCCTCCATGCAAACACAATGTACCCTACCCCTATGGAAGATGTAAATTTAAAAGCGATGAATACCATAGGAGACAGTTTCGATATAGCCTATGGATACAGTGATCACACGTTGGGTATAGAGGTAGATATCGCGGCAGTCGCGATGGGAGCGAGTGTGATTGAGAAACATTTTACACTCGATAAAACGATGGAAGGCCCAGATCACAAAGCGTCACTAGAACCACATGAATTAATTGCAATGGTAAAGGCTATACGCAATATTGAACTAGCACTCGGTGACGGAATTAAAAAACCCTCTCCAAGTGAAACACCTAATATCGTAGTTGCGAGAAAATCAATTGTAGCGGCACAAGATATACAAAAAGGGGAGCTTTTCACTGGGGAGAACCTTACCATCAAACGTCCTGGAAACGGTATAAACCCTATGCAATGGGATAAAATAATCGGTACTCAAGCTCAAAAAGATTACACAAAAGATGAACTGATATGAGAAAAATCTGTGTAGTAACGACAACCCGGGCAGAATATGGACTTTTAAAACCTCTTATGGAGGAGATCAAAAGTGATTCTCTATTGGAATTACAAACGCTTATTACAGGGACACATTTAGAAGCAGAATTTGGTGAGACATATAAAGAGATAGAAAAAGATTTCGATATCACTGCCAAAGTGCCCATGGAACTCTCTAGTGATACAGCAAAAGATCTATCGTGTTCTATGGCAAAACTTCAATGCGATATAACAAAAACACTCCAACAACTTAAACCAGATATAGTAGTAATTTTAGGGGATCGTTATGAGATACTCAGCGTTGCTACGGCTGCATTTATGCTCCATATCCCTATTACCCATATTCATGGTGGAGAGGTAACCGAGGGGGCTATTGATGATTCGATCAGACATGCTGTTACAAAACTTTCTCACCTCCATTTTACATCTACAGAGATCTATAAACAAAGGGTTATTCAACTCGGAGAAGATCCAAAAAGAGTGTTTAATGTCGGAGCATTAGGAGTTGAAAACTCTAAAAAAGTTCAACGTTTAAGTAAGAAAGATTTTGAAGACTCTATCGGTTGTGAACTTGGAGAAAAGAATCTCCTTCTTACCTACCATCCGCAGACGATCTCTGAATTAACACCCAAAGAGCAATTTCAGGCACTTTTAGATGCTCTTGACCAGTTTGAAGATATAAAGATCATTTTTACTAAAGCAAATGCCGATGAGGGTGGAAAAATAATCAATACGATGATCGATGAGTATGTTAGTAATAATTTACACAGGGCAGTCTCGTTTACCTCTTTAGGGCAACTGCGTTACTTTAATGCCATTAGATATGTTGATGCCGTTATAGGCAACAGTTCAAGCGGGATTTTAGAGGTACCGAGTTTTAATAAACCTACGATCAACATAGGGGATCGTCAAAAAGGGAGAGTCATGGCCAAGAGTGTCATCAACTGCTCTGTCAATAAAAACGAGATAGTTAAAGCTATCGAAAATGTATATAAAAGCAAAGAAAAAACTTTCACAACAACAAAAAACCCGTATGAGGGAATAAAAACTGCTCACACTATCAAAGAAGAGTTAAAAAACGTTTCATTACAAACAATTTTTCAAAAAAGTTTTTATGATTTAGGAGGGGATGATGCAAAAATATAAAGAGATACTGTTACATAAACAAGCAACTATCAAAAAAGCCCTGGAAGTTATCGATAAAGGGGCAATGAGAATTGCTATTGTTTTAGATGACAATGAAAGAGTTGTAGGGACACTTACCGATGGAGATATTCGCAGGGGTCTGCTTCACGGTCTTACACTCGATTCTTCTATAGAAGATCTTTATTTTAAAGAACCAACCTTAGCAACTATCAACGATTCTAAAGAACTTATAGTTCAAAAAGCTATTCGTAAACAGATCTATCAAATCCCGATTATCGACAATGACGGCAAACTCGTAAAGATCGAAGACCTCGCAAACCTCTTAAAAACCAATGCGAAAAAAAATCATGTAATACTTATGGCCGGCGGTCTGGGTACACGTCTAAGACCTTTAACACATGATGTTCCAAAACCCCTTCTAAAAGTGGGAAATAAACCGATACTTGAAACTATTATTGAAAACTTTGCAAAATACGGTTTTGTAAATATCACTATCAGTGTGAACTACAAAGCGGATATGATAAAAGAGCATTTTGGTGACGGAAGTGCTTTAGGGGTGAACATTGACTATATCCAAGAGACTCAAAGACTCGGTACTGCAGGGGCACTCAGCCTTATAAAAGATAGACCGCAAGAGCCGTTTTTTGTCATGAATGCAGATCTGCTTACAAATGTTAATTTTGAACATCTTCTTGATTTTCACTCATTTGAGCATTCTGTAGCGACCATGTGTGTACGAGAGTATGATTATCAGGTTCCTTATGGAGTGATCCAGACTGATGGAAGCCGCATCACTGCCATAGAGGAGAAACCTGTTCATAAGTTTTTTGTCAATGCCGGTATCTATGTACTTTCACCTCAAGTTTTCGAGTATATTCCAAAAGAAGAGTTTTATGACATGCCGACACTTTTCGAAGATATCATTAAAGATGATCTAAAAACCATCTCTTTTCCGATCCATGAGTATTGGCTGGATATCGGTCGTATGAGTGACTTTGAACAGGCACAAACTGAATATGGTGAGATATTTTAATGCTTAACGGGAAAACTTTTTTAGCTGTTATTCCTGCACGAGGCGGCAGTAAACGCTTGCCCCGAAAAAATGTTTTAGATTTGGCAGGCAAACCGCTGATAGGATGGAGCATTGAAGCAGCGCAAAAAAGTAAGTATCTAGATGCTCTTGTAGTCTCCAGCGATGATAGTGAGATCTTAGAGCTTTCCAAAAACTACGGAGCTGAAACACTACTGCGTCCGCAGGAATTAGCAAGTGATACGGCAACTACCTTTGATACACTAAAACATGTAATAGAGAACTCAAAAGAATATGACTACATTGTTTTACTCCAGCCTACAAGTCCTTTAAGAACGGCTCAGGATATAGATGAGGCGATAAAGTTTCTCATTAACAAAGACGCTGAGGGCATAATTTCTGTTTGTGAGATGGAGCATAGTCCTCTTTGGAGCAATACACTATCTGAAGATAAGTCAATGGAGCATTTTTTAAAAGAGGAAGTGCTCAACAAGCGAAGTCAAGATTTAGAAACATATTACAGGCTCAACGGTGCAATATATATTGCCAAAATAGATAAATTTTTAGAAAACGGTAGCTTTTTTCTGAAAAATAATATTTTCGCTTACGAGATGCCGCAACAACACTCGATCGATATAGATACAAAGATCGACTTTTTATTTGCAGAACTTCTACTAAAGGAACAGAATGGATAATCAACGCATAGAGCAAGAAGCACAAGAGAAATTTCAAAAAAACTTACTATTTTTTCAAAAAGAAGTACCCGTTCTATATGAAAAATTAATGGCTTTTGAAAATGCAATCGCCAATGGTTACTACACACAAAAGTATAATTTAGAGTATACAAAAGAGGGATATTTTGATGTCCAAGAGATAGAGAGTGGAAAATGGCTTTACGGTGTTAATAGTGACAAACATGCCGAAATAATTGCTAAAAATATAGATTATTCAAAACAAGACAACCTCTTTGAAACTTTTAGAGACTTAACATTTTCAGAGGAAAGTTTAAAGCAGTATGAAGAGATGGATATCGTAGATTCTTCACTCTCAACTATTGCTCCGATCGTACATTATACGAATCAGTATGCTTCAAAAGAAACAACAACTATGAAAAAGATTTACAAGTTTATTTTTATGGGTGTTGGACTTGGACTACATCTTATAAAAGTGCATGAAAAAATCCATGCTACTACATATTTTATAGTAGAAGATGACCTTGAACTATTTTATCTATCACTCTATGTTACTGACTATCAACTTCTTAAAGATGATGGCGTAACAATCATCTTTTCTATCTTTGACGATGAAGAAGCATTTAGATATAAAGTATATTCATTCTTACGTACAATGCCTGTATATAACCACTATCTAAAATACTTCCCTCTTCTAAGCCATTCAACAGAAAAACTAAAGATTATGCATAGTGCTATCATCTCTCAAGATTACCTGAAGTTCCCTCATTCAGCAGTAATGCAGGTATATCTAAGACCATTGGAATATCTCAAAGAACAATACAAGTTTGTCAGTATTAACGGATTAAAAAAAGCTTCAATTTTCCATACAAATCCTATCTTAGTTCTTGGGGCAGGTCCCTCTTTACAAAAAGATATAGAATGGGTTAAAAACAACAAAGGACACTTCATTATTATTGCCGTAAGTGCTGCTTTAGGCTTATTGGAGAAAAATAATATAAAGCCTGACATCATTATCCATGTTGATGGATTTGAAGCGAGTATGAAACACCTTGAAAAGGTCTCTTCTATGGAGTTCTTTGATGACAGTATTACTCTTTTTGCCTCTTTTACATACCCTGAATTTGCACAAGCTTTCAAAAAAGAGAATATGTACATCTTCCAAGCGGCAGCTTCAATCAAAAAAGATTATGGACATATTACGGCTTCAAATGTTGGTATTATGAGTTATGTGTTATCTATATATTTCGGAGCAAAACAGATCTATACACTTGGTCTTGATATGGCGCTGGATGCTGAAACAGGGCAAACACACCTTGAAGGACATCTCCATAGTAAAGCACTTGATATTAAACATGAACTCGATTTAGAAGAGGATATTAACTATCATGAAACAGTTCTTTCAACTAAAGGAAACTTTTTAGACGAGGTTCCGACTACACCACACTTTATCGCTTCACTTATGGAGATTAAAGGGATAGTACGAAATCTCCAAAAAGATGATCAACACTCTTTTAACCTTTCAGACGGAGCATATATCTCAAATACTACGCCACTTAAAAGTGAAGATTTCGATCCTCAGTCACTTCCGGTTCTTGATAAACAAAAACTCTTTAAAGATTTAAAATCAACTTTTGAAGATGCCTCTGATATTGGACTTACTCAAGAGGAATATCAAGATATACAACAACGTGTTATACATGCAAAAAACATCTTAAAACGTATAGAGGAATTTAAAACACTTAAGTTTAGTTCTATAGACCAATACCACTACGATCTTTTAGGATTGTTTATAGATATACTGACAGAACATGATGTTGAAGAAGCAAAAGATACGAATAATATCATTACACTCTATATTCAAATGATAAGCGGATACCTGTTTGACTTTATAAATACGAAAGAGATTGATAATCCAAAAAGACATATCAAAAAATTAAATAAACTGCTTGTTACACAATTAACACGTGTTGTAACATACTATGAAGAGTTTTTGGAGAACTTTTTAAAATCTGTAGAGCATCACTAGGAGAAAATCTCCTAGTGAAAAGAGGGATAAGACTTTAAAAAAAGTCTTTAAATACTTAGTTTACTACTGAAGTAATCTAAGAACATTTTGTTGAACAGCATTAGACTGACTCATAGCATATGAACCAGATTGCGCTAAAATGTTTCTTTTGTTGAAGTTTGCAGACTCAGCAGCAAAGTCAACATCACGAATTTGAGATTCAGCAGCTGTTACGTTTACTTGTGCAGTTGTAACGTTTCTGATAACTGATTCAAGTTGGTTTTGTGCAGCACCAAGACTTGCTCTTAATGTATCGATTGTTCCAAGTGCAGAATCCATCGCTGAGATTGTAGCTTCAGCAGCAGACTGAGTAGAAACACCTGCAGTACCAATTACATTTGATGCAGTCATAGAATCAATTGTTGTTTTAGTTGTTTCACCAGAGTACGCACCAACATGGAATGTAAAACTACTATTAGTAAATAATGTTTTACCATTGAATTTAGTTTGTGTATTAATGAAACTTGCAGAACTGATAAGACGATTAACCTCAGTCTGAATATAACTTCTTGAAGCAGAATCTTGAGTATCATTGGCAGATTGAACCGCTAGTGTACGAATACGTTGAACGATATTTGTATACTCTTGTAATGCACCGTCAGCAGTTTGGATAAGACCGATTGCATCATTTGCATTGTTTGTTGCTTGACCAAGACCATTTGCTTGTGCTTTTAGTTTATCAGCAATAGCAAGACCAGCTGAATCATCAGCAGCTTTGTTAATTCTTAAACCAGAAGAAAGTTTTGTTAAACTGTTATCTAATTGAACATTGTTTAACGTAGCATTTCTGTGTGCAGTCATTGCACCAACGTTAGTATTAATTCTAAAACCCATAATAAATCCTTTTCTATGGAAGAGCCTTTCGCTCTTGTAATTTAAAGTTTATCTTCAGGCTTCCTTGCCCTAGATGTTAACTAAATCGACACCTAAAAAAATAACTTTAGAAAATTTTATCTTTTTTTTCACTTTTTTTATATTTAAAGTTTTTGTGCTAAACTTTCGGACTTAAAACACTATACTATATTATATAGGATTATATTTGAACTTAATTATCG from Sulfurimonas sp. hsl 1-7 encodes the following:
- the neuB gene encoding N-acetylneuraminate synthase, with the protein product MSVFIIAEAGVNHNGSIELAKKLIDVASKAGADAVKFQTFKAEKLVSKNADKAAYQKETTDSEESQFDMIKKLELDLQTHQELLAYCKTKNIMFLSTPFDHESIELLDNLGLKIFKIPSGEITNLPYLRKIGELNKQVILSTGMADMGEIEDALNILINAGTSKNNITILHANTMYPTPMEDVNLKAMNTIGDSFDIAYGYSDHTLGIEVDIAAVAMGASVIEKHFTLDKTMEGPDHKASLEPHELIAMVKAIRNIELALGDGIKKPSPSETPNIVVARKSIVAAQDIQKGELFTGENLTIKRPGNGINPMQWDKIIGTQAQKDYTKDELI
- the neuC gene encoding UDP-N-acetylglucosamine 2-epimerase, whose protein sequence is MRKICVVTTTRAEYGLLKPLMEEIKSDSLLELQTLITGTHLEAEFGETYKEIEKDFDITAKVPMELSSDTAKDLSCSMAKLQCDITKTLQQLKPDIVVILGDRYEILSVATAAFMLHIPITHIHGGEVTEGAIDDSIRHAVTKLSHLHFTSTEIYKQRVIQLGEDPKRVFNVGALGVENSKKVQRLSKKDFEDSIGCELGEKNLLLTYHPQTISELTPKEQFQALLDALDQFEDIKIIFTKANADEGGKIINTMIDEYVSNNLHRAVSFTSLGQLRYFNAIRYVDAVIGNSSSGILEVPSFNKPTINIGDRQKGRVMAKSVINCSVNKNEIVKAIENVYKSKEKTFTTTKNPYEGIKTAHTIKEELKNVSLQTIFQKSFYDLGGDDAKI
- a CDS encoding nucleotidyltransferase family protein, with translation MQKYKEILLHKQATIKKALEVIDKGAMRIAIVLDDNERVVGTLTDGDIRRGLLHGLTLDSSIEDLYFKEPTLATINDSKELIVQKAIRKQIYQIPIIDNDGKLVKIEDLANLLKTNAKKNHVILMAGGLGTRLRPLTHDVPKPLLKVGNKPILETIIENFAKYGFVNITISVNYKADMIKEHFGDGSALGVNIDYIQETQRLGTAGALSLIKDRPQEPFFVMNADLLTNVNFEHLLDFHSFEHSVATMCVREYDYQVPYGVIQTDGSRITAIEEKPVHKFFVNAGIYVLSPQVFEYIPKEEFYDMPTLFEDIIKDDLKTISFPIHEYWLDIGRMSDFEQAQTEYGEIF
- a CDS encoding cytidylyltransferase domain-containing protein, translated to MLNGKTFLAVIPARGGSKRLPRKNVLDLAGKPLIGWSIEAAQKSKYLDALVVSSDDSEILELSKNYGAETLLRPQELASDTATTFDTLKHVIENSKEYDYIVLLQPTSPLRTAQDIDEAIKFLINKDAEGIISVCEMEHSPLWSNTLSEDKSMEHFLKEEVLNKRSQDLETYYRLNGAIYIAKIDKFLENGSFFLKNNIFAYEMPQQHSIDIDTKIDFLFAELLLKEQNG
- a CDS encoding 6-hydroxymethylpterin diphosphokinase MptE-like protein, encoding MDNQRIEQEAQEKFQKNLLFFQKEVPVLYEKLMAFENAIANGYYTQKYNLEYTKEGYFDVQEIESGKWLYGVNSDKHAEIIAKNIDYSKQDNLFETFRDLTFSEESLKQYEEMDIVDSSLSTIAPIVHYTNQYASKETTTMKKIYKFIFMGVGLGLHLIKVHEKIHATTYFIVEDDLELFYLSLYVTDYQLLKDDGVTIIFSIFDDEEAFRYKVYSFLRTMPVYNHYLKYFPLLSHSTEKLKIMHSAIISQDYLKFPHSAVMQVYLRPLEYLKEQYKFVSINGLKKASIFHTNPILVLGAGPSLQKDIEWVKNNKGHFIIIAVSAALGLLEKNNIKPDIIIHVDGFEASMKHLEKVSSMEFFDDSITLFASFTYPEFAQAFKKENMYIFQAAASIKKDYGHITASNVGIMSYVLSIYFGAKQIYTLGLDMALDAETGQTHLEGHLHSKALDIKHELDLEEDINYHETVLSTKGNFLDEVPTTPHFIASLMEIKGIVRNLQKDDQHSFNLSDGAYISNTTPLKSEDFDPQSLPVLDKQKLFKDLKSTFEDASDIGLTQEEYQDIQQRVIHAKNILKRIEEFKTLKFSSIDQYHYDLLGLFIDILTEHDVEEAKDTNNIITLYIQMISGYLFDFINTKEIDNPKRHIKKLNKLLVTQLTRVVTYYEEFLENFLKSVEHH
- a CDS encoding flagellin → MGFRINTNVGAMTAHRNATLNNVQLDNSLTKLSSGLRINKAADDSAGLAIADKLKAQANGLGQATNNANDAIGLIQTADGALQEYTNIVQRIRTLAVQSANDTQDSASRSYIQTEVNRLISSASFINTQTKFNGKTLFTNSSFTFHVGAYSGETTKTTIDSMTASNVIGTAGVSTQSAAEATISAMDSALGTIDTLRASLGAAQNQLESVIRNVTTAQVNVTAAESQIRDVDFAAESANFNKRNILAQSGSYAMSQSNAVQQNVLRLLQ